A part of bacterium genomic DNA contains:
- a CDS encoding O-antigen ligase family protein yields MQPNAKPQTEIDVMHANSWLPASLSLRHLFAGLLLALYAGIAYQVMQLPDNWLGAAAGLLLAVIGLLWMGKSRQLLLTALVVAIPLVGFDFSLYYNEKLGGDHRIAASLLDFALLALAGEYVLTRPAGQRRALQPRELAVLMAALFALGLVSLNFAQEPRLTMFELIRLGRMIVLALVVAKCVQEGESLNRVIMVLFLMTIAEGLLGYAQRISGGQLGIKLIGEPEHVLTQELNGGTAIRVGGTFNHANQFARFLGLVLPLALAVTIGGERRKYRLLAGAALLIGGGALVVTLSRAAWIGVTLGSALVFAMLIRRPALRVRAMRSLWAVLAAVTLFVLVNLNTIVARFTTQDAGSFATRAPMANIALQIIADHPWGVGFGNYRLWLPKYGDPAVPFTFQAKVHSVYLLVAAELGVVSLIVFLALLAFVFTTSLSLSRRLPPDAAMVAIGIAGGLLAFSIHGLVDYEEIARIPILWFQIGLLAALAGQYRAAARATAGPTRLAANPPRDRGRQPADPGMPVL; encoded by the coding sequence ATGCAACCGAATGCCAAACCACAAACCGAAATCGACGTCATGCACGCAAACTCCTGGCTTCCTGCTTCACTTTCGCTGCGGCACTTGTTTGCCGGGCTGTTGCTCGCGCTCTATGCCGGCATCGCCTACCAGGTGATGCAATTGCCGGACAACTGGCTCGGCGCGGCAGCGGGTCTGCTGCTGGCGGTCATCGGTTTGTTGTGGATGGGCAAGAGCCGGCAACTGCTGCTCACCGCGCTGGTGGTCGCGATTCCGCTGGTGGGTTTCGACTTCAGCCTCTATTACAACGAGAAGCTCGGCGGCGATCACCGCATCGCCGCGAGCTTGCTCGATTTTGCGCTGCTGGCGCTCGCCGGCGAGTATGTGCTCACCCGGCCGGCGGGGCAACGCCGCGCCCTGCAGCCGCGCGAGCTGGCGGTGTTGATGGCGGCCTTGTTCGCGCTGGGGCTGGTCTCTTTGAATTTCGCGCAAGAGCCCAGGCTCACGATGTTTGAGTTGATCCGCCTCGGCCGCATGATCGTGCTCGCCCTGGTGGTGGCGAAGTGCGTGCAAGAGGGGGAGAGCTTGAACCGCGTGATCATGGTTCTTTTTCTCATGACCATCGCCGAAGGCTTGCTCGGCTATGCCCAGAGAATTTCCGGCGGCCAGCTCGGCATCAAGTTGATCGGCGAGCCGGAGCACGTGCTCACGCAGGAGTTGAACGGCGGCACGGCGATCCGCGTGGGCGGCACTTTCAACCACGCCAATCAATTCGCGCGCTTCCTCGGTTTGGTGCTGCCGCTGGCACTGGCGGTGACCATCGGCGGCGAGCGCCGCAAGTATCGCCTGCTCGCCGGCGCCGCGCTGCTGATCGGCGGCGGCGCCCTGGTGGTGACGTTGTCGCGCGCCGCCTGGATCGGCGTGACCCTGGGCAGTGCGCTGGTGTTTGCCATGCTCATCCGGCGGCCGGCACTGCGCGTGCGCGCCATGCGCAGTCTGTGGGCGGTGCTCGCCGCGGTGACGCTGTTCGTGCTGGTCAACCTCAACACCATTGTCGCGCGCTTCACCACGCAGGATGCCGGCTCCTTTGCCACGCGCGCGCCGATGGCGAACATCGCCCTGCAGATCATCGCGGATCATCCCTGGGGCGTGGGCTTCGGCAATTATCGCCTGTGGCTGCCCAAGTACGGCGATCCGGCCGTGCCGTTTACTTTTCAGGCGAAAGTGCACAGCGTCTATTTGCTCGTCGCCGCCGAGCTGGGCGTGGTGAGCTTGATCGTGTTTCTCGCGCTGCTGGCGTTTGTCTTCACCACGAGCCTGTCACTCTCCCGCCGTTTGCCGCCGGATGCGGCCATGGTGGCGATCGGCATCGCCGGTGGGTTGCTCGCTTTCAGCATTCACGGTCTGGTGGATTATGAAGAAATCGCCCGCATCCCGATTCTGTGGTTTCAAATCGGCTTGCTGGCGGCGCTGGCCGGCCAGTATCGCGCGGCCGCACGCGCCACTGCCGGTCCGACGCGGTTGGCCGCGAATCCGCCGCGTGACCGTGGCCGGCAGCCGGCTGATCCTGGCATGCCTGTGCTGTGA
- a CDS encoding flippase has product MKNASALLLVQVLNPLLGMVFVIALARLDGALGLGAYTFALSLVLIFENIAGLGVREYLIREIGRNPGEWRALLNSALVLGVAAALLAQLAMLLFAHAVGYDQETVAGLFIVSFALLPGLLHYLSVSFLYAFDEMTWASASFVIETVVRTAAGLLIVYLDLGMNWLLASFVMSRLVAALVAGWAQIRRLGWPGRQWDRRVFRDLLAATPTFGAMAILAAVYWRLNIVLLSRLSGAEAVGHYSAGYRLMDLIAFAGGSILTATYPAMTRLFHHFREDFRLLLDKGVQYALAGYLPIAVMVHELSPQIIALFFGPDFAPAVDGLRLLTWATLPLTLAKLFANGLVIAGRQNLDLRVNLYRLAANAVLSYVLIMKFGMLGACWALLLSLAASVVLQIYYLRAVAPLRWSLAPIIKPALAALALLAALELTSGWPLLLQTLLAAASYAVTYLLLRPFDSGDRRALHCLGKQPVGELA; this is encoded by the coding sequence TTGAAAAATGCCTCGGCGCTGCTGCTGGTGCAGGTTCTCAATCCGCTGTTGGGCATGGTGTTCGTCATCGCGCTGGCGCGTCTCGATGGCGCGCTGGGGCTGGGCGCCTACACCTTTGCGCTGTCGCTGGTGTTGATCTTCGAGAACATTGCCGGTTTGGGCGTGCGTGAGTATCTGATCCGGGAAATCGGCAGAAATCCCGGCGAGTGGCGGGCGCTGCTCAACAGCGCGCTCGTCCTCGGCGTGGCGGCCGCGCTGCTCGCGCAGCTTGCCATGTTGCTGTTCGCGCACGCCGTCGGCTACGACCAGGAAACCGTGGCCGGCTTGTTCATCGTCAGCTTTGCGCTGCTGCCCGGCCTGCTGCATTATCTCTCCGTGTCATTCCTCTATGCGTTCGATGAAATGACCTGGGCGAGTGCCTCGTTCGTGATCGAAACAGTGGTGCGTACGGCCGCCGGCTTGCTGATCGTCTATCTGGATTTGGGAATGAACTGGCTGCTGGCCAGTTTCGTTATGAGCCGGTTGGTTGCGGCGCTCGTGGCCGGCTGGGCGCAAATCCGGCGCCTGGGTTGGCCGGGCCGGCAGTGGGATCGCCGCGTGTTTCGCGATTTACTGGCCGCCACGCCCACCTTCGGCGCCATGGCCATTTTGGCCGCGGTCTATTGGCGTCTCAACATCGTACTGCTTTCGCGGCTGAGCGGCGCCGAGGCCGTGGGCCATTACAGCGCCGGCTATCGCTTGATGGATTTGATCGCCTTTGCCGGCGGCAGCATTCTCACGGCGACCTATCCCGCCATGACCCGCCTCTTTCATCACTTTCGCGAAGACTTCCGGCTGTTGCTGGACAAGGGCGTGCAGTATGCGCTCGCCGGCTATCTGCCGATCGCGGTGATGGTACACGAATTGAGTCCCCAAATCATCGCGTTGTTCTTCGGACCGGATTTCGCTCCCGCGGTGGACGGCCTGCGGCTGCTCACCTGGGCCACGCTGCCGTTGACGCTTGCCAAACTGTTTGCCAACGGCCTGGTGATTGCCGGCCGCCAAAATCTCGATCTGCGCGTGAATCTCTACCGGCTGGCGGCCAATGCGGTGTTGAGCTACGTGTTGATCATGAAGTTCGGCATGTTGGGCGCCTGCTGGGCGCTGCTGCTGTCTTTGGCCGCGTCGGTGGTTCTGCAGATTTACTACCTGCGTGCCGTTGCGCCGTTGCGCTGGTCGCTGGCGCCCATCATCAAACCTGCGCTGGCCGCGCTCGCCCTGCTGGCGGCCCTGGAGTTGACCAGCGGCTGGCCGCTCTTGCTTCAGACCCTGCTGGCGGCGGCGAGCTATGCCGTCACCTATTTGCTGTTGCGGCCGTTCGACAGTGGTGACCGGCGCGCGCTGCACTGTTTGGGAAAGCAACCTGTGGGAGAATTGGCATGA